The Primulina eburnea isolate SZY01 chromosome 8, ASM2296580v1, whole genome shotgun sequence genome contains a region encoding:
- the LOC140839179 gene encoding beta-1,3-galactosyltransferase pvg3, producing MKPNTSLNGHRFIFTCFFFIIFLCILASINQIRFDNILTISRCTFTHTSNHLLSLSSDDIRVLIGILTLPDHYHKRHFLRLVYGTQSPTGGQVDVKFVFCNLTKEDQKVLVALEIMRYNDIIILDCQENMNKGKTYTYFSSLPEILNDTGEPFPPYHYVMKADDDSYFRLQSLVDSLKPLSRNDLYYGYVIPCPSMDPFVHYMSGMGYLVSWDIVEWIRESDIPKKHLEGPEDRTFGDWIREGHRARNRYNAKWSMYNYPEPPTRCTHELWPDTVAVHLLKTQEKWITTLKYFNATQDLKPSKLYHIP from the coding sequence ATGAAGCCGAATACATCGCTCAATGGCCATCGTTTCATCTTCACATGCTTCTTCTTCATTATCTTCCTCTGCATTTTGGCCTCAATCAATCAAATTCGATTCGATAATATCTTAACAATAAGTCGATGTACTTTTACCCACACATCCAATCATTTGTTGTCACTCTCATCGGACGATATCAGAGTGTTGATCGGTATTTTAACCCTCCCCGATCATTACCACAAGAGACACTTCCTGCGGCTCGTCTACGGTACGCAATCTCCTACCGGGGGACAAGTGGATGTGAAGTTCGTGTTTTGCAACCTCACCAAAGAAGATCAAAAGGTCCTAGTAGCACTTGAGATCATGCGATACAACGATATTATCATACTCGATTGCCAAGAAAACATGAACAAGGGTAAGACCTATACCTATTTTTCAAGCTTGCCCGAAATTTTGAACGACACCGGTGAGCCGTTTCCGCCTTATCATTATGTTATGAAGGCGGACGATGATTCCTACTTCAGGTTACAAAGTTTAGTCGACTCTTTAAAGCCCTTATCGAGAAATGATCTGTACTACGGATACGTTATCCCGTGCCCTAGCATGGATCCGTTCGTTCATTACATGTCGGGCATGGGTTATTTAGTTTCATGGGACATTGTCGAATGGATCAGAGAATCGGACATCCCCAAAAAACACTTGGAAGGGCCAGAAGATAGGACGTTTGGGGACTGGATACGAGAAGGTCATCGCGCGAGAAATAGGTACAATGCCAAATGGTCGATGTACAACTATCCGGAGCCGCCAACGCGATGTACCCATGAACTATGGCCGGATACCGTTGCCGTTCATCTTTTGAAAACTCAAGAGAAGTGGATTACGACGTTGAAATATTTCAATGCCACTCAGGATTTGAAACCTTCCAAATTGTATCATATACCTTAG